The segment GATCTTCTCCTGGAGGAGCTGACGGGTCGCGGCGTCGGAGACGTCGCTGCCGACCAGCTCGCGGAGCACCCCGGCCTGCTGCTCGGCGCGCTCCACCTGCTCCTGCTGACGCTCGAGGAGGTACTCCTGCTCGGCCCGCCGCATCCGCAGGAAGGCGAGGGTCATCTTGCTGGTGGAGAGGCCGGCGGAGAGCTCCTCGAACTCCCGGGCCCGGTCCCGGAACGCGCCGAGGTGGCCCGAGTCCTGGCTCCCGAAGGCCTCGAAGGCCGCGACCGCGGTGTCGAAGACCTCCTTGTAGCGGGTGGCCTGCGTCCGGGCCTCACCCAGGTTGGCCTCCAGCATCGCCCGCGCCTCGACGTCCTCGACGTCTCCGATGGTCGTCAGGAGCTGCTGAGCGAGGGCCTCGTAGATGTCGAGGAAGGAGTGCACCCGGTCCACCGGGGTCACCAGCTCGTCCTCCTCCCCCCCGGCGCCCTTGCCGAAGAGGTAGAGCTGACCCTCGTTGGTGGCGAGCACGACCTGCTCGTGCATCAGGTCGCCGACCCGGACGAGCTCCTCCATCCGCCGCTGCTCGGCGGTGTTCTCCTCGATGTTGCCGAGGAGGTTGATCAGCAGGCCGATGACGAGGAGCAGGCCGGCGATGATCACGCCGAACGCGAAGTAGAACTTGCGGCGAAGGGGCCACTTCATGGTGTCACCTTGAGGGGGGAGGGGCTCGGGGTCTCGCCCCGGCCGGGGGCGGCATTGAGGGAGGAGAGCAGGGTCTCTCCATCCAGGACGATGGTCATGTCGGGGGCGATGCCCCGGATGAAGCCCGCGGCGTCACGCTCGGGCGAGGAGAGGGTGTCGAGCTCGAGGCGGACGATGTCCTCGGCCCGGTGGGTCAGGATCGCCAGGTGGCGGGAGCCGTGCTTGAGCAGGACGGCGCGGCGGTACTCGACCTCCGCGTCGGCCTTCACGCCGAGCACCTCGACGAGGTCGGCGACCGGGACGATGACCCCCTGCACCTGGATCACCCGTGAGAGGCGCTTCGGCGCGGTCGGGAGGGTGGTGATCCAGCGCGGCGTGACGACACCGCCGACCAGCGCCAGGTCGATGGCGCAGCGGGAGCGTCCGATCCAGAACGCCAGGTGCTCACGCCCCCGATCCTCGATCGCGACCCGCTCGGTCCGCGCCAGCTTGATCGCCCGCGCGCGCAGCTCCCGGTCGATCTCGGCCGCGCTCAGGGTCTGGTGGTCGAGCTCGTTCTTCTGCTCGAGGATACGGGCGCGGATCGTGTCCCAGTCGATGGTGCGGCGCGCGGCGTCTCGTCGGTCACTCATCTATTGGACCCTCCCTCGTTCGGCCATGCGGTTGAGCTGAGATCCGGCGATCTGGGCCACCTCTTCCGGGGAGAGCTCTCCGGGGTGGACCGCGGAGCTCCCGCCTGCGGCGAGCACCAGGGCGTTGCCGAGGGCCTGGCGGGCGCCCTCGAGGTCTCCCCGCTGCTCCAGGACCATCCCCAGGTGGAGGTGGGCGGCGGCCCGGCCGTCCTCGAGGTAGATGCACTTGCGCAGGTGCTCCTCGGCCCCCGGGAGGTCACCGCTCTCCAGGTGGAGGACGCCGCCGAGCAGGTAGGCCGTGGGATCCATGGGGTGCTCCCGCAGGTACGCGGCGAGGCCGAGCAGCGCCTCGTCG is part of the Deltaproteobacteria bacterium genome and harbors:
- a CDS encoding chemotaxis protein CheW — translated: MSDRRDAARRTIDWDTIRARILEQKNELDHQTLSAAEIDRELRARAIKLARTERVAIEDRGREHLAFWIGRSRCAIDLALVGGVVTPRWITTLPTAPKRLSRVIQVQGVIVPVADLVEVLGVKADAEVEYRRAVLLKHGSRHLAILTHRAEDIVRLELDTLSSPERDAAGFIRGIAPDMTIVLDGETLLSSLNAAPGRGETPSPSPLKVTP
- a CDS encoding tetratricopeptide repeat protein, translated to APAPRRPPPPPPPAPRAGSGSLSLESVRRLANRGDHDEALLGLAAYLREHPMDPTAYLLGGVLHLESGDLPGAEEHLRKCIYLEDGRAAAHLHLGMVLEQRGDLEGARQALGNALVLAAGGSSAVHPGELSPEEVAQIAGSQLNRMAERGRVQ